In Acidovorax sp. 106, the following proteins share a genomic window:
- a CDS encoding ABC transporter ATP-binding protein, which produces MNLLEFLRLGDDLSGKRDPRLLQGMALAIGEALAATAPYLLTYVLLDDLFAGQLSLQRTGWLVAGIALALAVQIGFGIPSVSRIYGAAYGQMGEARIRLADHLRRLPMGFFSRRRSGQLAGVLTSDMALIEDIWCHFIGLFTVSAALPLFMGLALVAIDWRMGLAIFLTLPLAVVVLLGAMRRMDRETRALVQASDHAKNASAEYVQGIAVLRSFGRQGEGLERLRLALAQLRDAAIRMETGPAPLIHAFSFITEAGFVCVLLIGSYLLSGGTLGAPAFLMFALLAITMTRRLSDLGIALWLLRFAHKGLPRVRNLLAQAPLAEPAQAEAPTHFEIRLDGVSLVYDSAADARHALRDVSCTLPERSLTAIVGPSGAGKSSLMNVIARLWEVSEGSVRIGGIDVRAMPFEDLHRHVAMVFQDVVLFSGTVADNLRVGRPDADMQALVAAAQQARAHDFIMALPQGYDTPLGEGGARLSGGERQRIAFARAILKDAPIVLLDEATASLDATHERELQQAIDRLTRDKTVVVIAHRLRTVRHADQLLVLEGGRLVEQGRHEALLAAGGTYARLWRRQSEVRGWKLAGRGQAKGEAAPSTTTATR; this is translated from the coding sequence ATGAACCTGCTTGAATTCCTGCGCCTGGGCGACGACCTCTCGGGCAAGCGCGATCCCCGACTGCTGCAGGGCATGGCCCTGGCCATCGGCGAGGCCCTGGCCGCGACCGCTCCGTATCTACTAACCTATGTGCTGCTCGACGATCTGTTTGCCGGCCAGCTGTCGCTGCAGCGCACCGGCTGGCTGGTGGCCGGCATCGCGCTGGCCCTGGCGGTGCAGATCGGCTTCGGCATTCCGTCGGTGTCGCGCATCTATGGCGCGGCCTACGGGCAGATGGGCGAGGCGCGCATTCGCCTGGCCGACCACCTGCGGCGGCTGCCCATGGGATTTTTCTCGCGCCGGCGCAGCGGCCAGCTGGCCGGCGTGCTGACCAGCGATATGGCGCTGATCGAAGACATCTGGTGCCACTTCATCGGCCTGTTCACCGTCTCGGCCGCCCTGCCGCTGTTCATGGGCCTGGCGCTGGTGGCCATCGACTGGCGCATGGGCCTGGCCATCTTCCTGACCCTGCCGCTTGCGGTGGTGGTGCTGCTGGGCGCGATGCGCCGCATGGACCGCGAAACACGGGCCCTGGTCCAGGCCTCGGACCACGCCAAGAACGCCAGCGCCGAATATGTGCAGGGCATTGCCGTGCTGCGCAGCTTCGGCCGCCAGGGCGAGGGCCTGGAGCGCCTGCGCCTGGCGCTGGCCCAGCTGCGCGACGCCGCCATCCGCATGGAGACCGGCCCCGCCCCGCTGATCCACGCCTTCAGCTTCATCACCGAGGCCGGCTTCGTCTGCGTGCTGCTGATCGGAAGCTACCTGCTCAGCGGCGGCACGCTGGGGGCGCCTGCATTTCTGATGTTCGCGCTGCTGGCTATCACCATGACACGCCGGCTGTCGGACCTGGGCATCGCGCTGTGGCTGCTGCGCTTCGCCCACAAGGGGCTGCCGCGCGTGCGCAACCTGCTGGCGCAGGCCCCACTGGCCGAGCCCGCGCAGGCCGAGGCGCCGACGCATTTCGAGATCCGGCTCGACGGCGTGTCCCTGGTCTACGACAGCGCCGCCGATGCCCGGCATGCGCTGCGCGACGTCAGCTGCACCCTGCCCGAGCGCTCGTTGACCGCTATCGTCGGTCCGTCGGGCGCGGGCAAGTCCTCGTTGATGAATGTGATCGCGCGGCTGTGGGAGGTGTCCGAAGGCAGCGTGCGCATCGGCGGCATCGACGTGCGCGCCATGCCTTTCGAGGACCTGCACCGCCATGTGGCCATGGTTTTCCAGGATGTGGTGCTGTTCTCGGGCACGGTGGCCGACAACTTGCGCGTGGGCCGGCCCGATGCCGACATGCAGGCCTTGGTGGCAGCCGCACAGCAGGCCCGGGCCCACGACTTCATCATGGCCCTGCCTCAGGGCTACGACACCCCGCTGGGCGAAGGCGGCGCGCGCCTTTCGGGCGGCGAGCGCCAGCGCATCGCCTTTGCCCGCGCCATCCTCAAGGATGCGCCCATCGTACTGCTGGACGAGGCCACGGCCAGCCTCGATGCCACCCATGAACGCGAACTGCAGCAGGCCATCGACCGGCTGACGCGCGACAAGACCGTGGTGGTCATCGCCCACCGCCTGCGCACGGTGCGACATGCCGACCAGCTGCTGGTGCTGGAAGGCGGCCGCCTGGTCGAGCAAGGCCGCCACGAGGCGCTGCTGGCCGCCGGCGGCACCTATGCGCGCCTGTGGCGCAGGCAGTCGGAAGTCCGTGGCTGGAAGCTTGCGGGCCGGGGTCAAGCCAAGGGCGAGGCCGCCCCCAGCACCACGACGGCGACGCGGTAG
- a CDS encoding thioesterase II family protein, producing MSPPKSWIQAEAMASEPRLRLFCLPHAGGGASFYRGWQAQMPAGVQVCRIQAPGRENRIGEPAYRQMTVLVAELVAQLRPWLDQPFALFGHSMGSVVAYELVCALQRMGRTPVHLWVSACRAPHIADAAPIHSLPRSEFLAALGARGGTPRSVLENPDYMAMMEPVLRADLELIERWHRSSWQPLPCPITALAATDDGVTPLEAVQAWAPYTHAGFALQRFSGGHFYLSDPALSVPALVGRTLAPHLTSPLTQESFA from the coding sequence ATGAGCCCGCCCAAGAGCTGGATCCAGGCCGAGGCCATGGCGTCGGAGCCGCGCCTGCGTCTGTTCTGCCTGCCGCATGCGGGCGGCGGCGCCTCGTTCTACCGCGGCTGGCAGGCGCAGATGCCGGCCGGCGTGCAGGTCTGCCGCATCCAGGCGCCGGGGCGCGAGAACCGCATCGGCGAGCCCGCCTACCGCCAGATGACGGTGCTGGTGGCCGAACTGGTGGCGCAGCTGCGGCCCTGGCTGGACCAGCCGTTCGCGCTGTTCGGCCACAGCATGGGCTCGGTGGTCGCCTATGAGCTGGTCTGCGCGCTGCAGCGCATGGGGCGCACGCCGGTGCATTTGTGGGTTTCGGCCTGCCGGGCGCCGCACATTGCCGACGCCGCGCCCATCCACAGCCTGCCCCGATCCGAGTTCCTCGCGGCTCTGGGCGCGCGCGGCGGCACGCCGCGCAGCGTGCTGGAGAACCCGGACTACATGGCCATGATGGAGCCGGTGTTGCGTGCCGACCTCGAACTCATCGAGCGCTGGCACCGCAGCAGCTGGCAGCCTCTGCCATGCCCGATCACCGCCCTGGCCGCCACGGACGACGGTGTGACGCCGCTGGAGGCGGTGCAGGCCTGGGCCCCCTATACGCATGCCGGCTTCGCGTTGCAGCGCTTCAGCGGCGGCCACTTCTATCTTTCCGACCCGGCCCTGTCGGTGCCGGCCCTGGTGGGCCGCACGCTGGCCCCCCATCTGACCTCCCCTCTGACCCAGGAGTCCTTCGCATGA
- the ccrA gene encoding crotonyl-CoA carboxylase/reductase produces the protein MKLSTELTTLLDMIESPQASSADFANLRLPESMQALATLREDQEMFVGMDTEDKDPRRSLKPVQVPIPEPRAGEAVVAVMASGINFNTVWSAIFEPLSTHQFLAQYAQSHPRGRLHQQDYHILGSDAAGVVVRVGEGVTRWKPGDRVTVNPSVFGLIDPAGHDDPLVDPDARAWGFETNFGGLAQFCLVQESQLMAKPEHMSWEESASLALVSGTAYRMLVSRNGARMKQGDNVLIWGGSGGMGAVGIQYVLNGGGRPVAVVSGPEKAALVRELGCEMVIDRSRLRGGFIKDNGELNMRQLVAFRGAAERLLSGEEIDIVYEHTGRETFSASVFVARRGGKVVTCGSTTGYQHVYDNRYLWMHVKSIIGSHGANFREAYEANRLACLGKIHPTVSQSYPLEQAAEAVAVVKENRHVGKLGVLCLAQAEGLGIRDPQMRERIGEQRFQLFRRHHARVNGVQAAPLRVAA, from the coding sequence ATGAAGCTGTCCACCGAACTCACCACCTTGCTCGACATGATCGAGTCCCCCCAGGCCAGCAGCGCCGATTTTGCGAACCTGCGTCTGCCCGAGTCCATGCAGGCGCTGGCCACCCTGCGCGAGGACCAGGAAATGTTCGTCGGCATGGACACCGAGGACAAAGACCCGCGCCGCTCGCTCAAGCCCGTGCAGGTGCCCATCCCCGAGCCGCGCGCGGGCGAGGCGGTGGTGGCCGTGATGGCCTCCGGCATCAATTTCAACACCGTCTGGTCGGCGATCTTCGAGCCCCTGTCCACCCACCAGTTCCTGGCCCAGTACGCGCAAAGCCATCCGCGCGGGCGCCTGCACCAGCAGGACTACCACATCCTGGGCAGCGACGCGGCTGGCGTGGTGGTGCGCGTGGGTGAGGGCGTGACGCGCTGGAAGCCGGGCGACCGCGTGACCGTCAATCCCAGCGTCTTCGGCCTGATCGATCCGGCCGGGCACGACGACCCGCTGGTCGATCCCGATGCGCGGGCCTGGGGCTTCGAGACCAACTTCGGCGGCCTGGCCCAGTTCTGCCTGGTGCAGGAAAGCCAGCTGATGGCCAAGCCCGAGCACATGAGCTGGGAAGAGTCCGCCTCGCTGGCCCTGGTCTCGGGCACGGCCTACCGCATGCTGGTGTCGCGCAACGGCGCGCGCATGAAGCAGGGCGACAATGTCCTGATCTGGGGCGGCTCGGGCGGCATGGGCGCGGTGGGCATCCAGTACGTGCTCAACGGCGGCGGCCGCCCGGTGGCCGTGGTCTCCGGCCCGGAAAAGGCGGCCCTGGTGCGCGAGCTGGGTTGCGAGATGGTGATCGACCGCTCGCGGCTGCGCGGCGGCTTCATCAAGGACAACGGCGAACTCAACATGCGCCAGCTGGTGGCCTTCCGGGGCGCGGCCGAGCGCTTACTAAGCGGCGAGGAGATCGATATCGTCTACGAGCACACGGGGCGCGAGACCTTCTCGGCCAGCGTTTTCGTGGCGCGGCGCGGCGGCAAGGTGGTGACCTGTGGCTCGACCACGGGCTACCAGCATGTCTACGACAACCGGTACCTGTGGATGCATGTCAAGTCCATCATCGGTTCGCATGGCGCCAACTTCCGCGAGGCCTACGAGGCCAACCGCCTGGCCTGCCTGGGCAAAATCCATCCGACCGTCTCGCAATCCTACCCGCTGGAGCAGGCCGCCGAGGCTGTGGCGGTGGTCAAGGAAAACCGTCATGTCGGCAAGCTCGGCGTGCTGTGTTTGGCCCAGGCGGAGGGCCTGGGTATCCGCGATCCTCAGATGCGCGAGCGCATCGGAGAGCAGCGCTTCCAGCTCTTCAGGCGGCACCATGCCCGTGTGAACGGGGTGCAGGCAGCGCCGCTCAGAGTCGCCGCATGA
- a CDS encoding ABC transporter ATP-binding protein has translation MSTTPLSDTTAAAEARPGSAGLLRLARTQLPLTAAASLLSLLAALVQLVPYGVLYSMAVEVFAAQPDAGQLRQLAWIALAALLLRFGFSAGSSLLAHVAAFRVMHDVQLRMAHKLSRVPMSFFSRHGSGDLQKAFMNDAVALEGFIAHGLPDMVAALTVPLATTLLLFTVDWRLALASVAVLPVALLLQGLFFGRQARVRMQEWHAVQARINTAMLEYLRGIHVIKTFGLGARSFSELRDAIHGSVQWLSDYTRRMRAVWVGFTALLGSSLIAIAPLGVWLHQRGEVSLPVLLLFIVLGPQVLSAFLRLTYAGGDLMRISEGLRRINAILDSPELEAPGATGSASLPAGNGLSLEGVGFRYDGRAILQDLNLQIPAGQITALVGPSGAGKTTVARLVARLWDVDAGSVRLGGVDVRDMPLDALLDRVSLVFQEVFLFAGSVADNLRLACPDATDAQLQEAARLARAHEFICQLPQGYDTVLGERGARLSGGERQRLSIARALLKQAPILVLDEATAFADPENEALIQDALAEVCRGRTVLVIAHRLATVVDADRIVVLDQGRVVDQGRHAELRARCPLYQRLWADQQEAAHWEIGAAAPRPDRSPQAPLPSLSRETLP, from the coding sequence ATGAGCACCACCCCCTTGTCAGATACAACCGCCGCCGCCGAGGCGCGGCCCGGCTCCGCAGGCCTGCTGCGCCTGGCGCGCACCCAGCTGCCGCTGACGGCGGCCGCCAGCCTGCTGTCGCTGCTGGCCGCCCTGGTCCAGCTGGTGCCCTATGGCGTGCTGTACTCCATGGCCGTCGAGGTCTTTGCCGCCCAGCCCGATGCCGGGCAGCTGCGCCAGCTTGCCTGGATCGCGTTGGCGGCGCTGCTGCTGCGCTTTGGGTTCTCGGCCGGTTCCAGCCTGCTGGCCCATGTGGCGGCCTTTCGCGTGATGCACGACGTGCAGCTGCGCATGGCGCACAAACTGTCGCGCGTTCCCATGTCCTTTTTCTCGCGCCATGGCAGCGGCGATCTGCAAAAGGCCTTCATGAACGACGCGGTGGCGCTGGAAGGCTTCATCGCCCATGGCCTGCCCGACATGGTGGCGGCGCTGACCGTGCCGCTGGCCACCACGCTGCTGCTCTTCACCGTGGACTGGCGCCTGGCCCTGGCCTCGGTCGCAGTGCTGCCCGTGGCCCTCCTCCTGCAGGGCCTGTTCTTCGGCCGCCAGGCACGCGTGCGCATGCAGGAATGGCATGCCGTGCAGGCGCGCATCAACACCGCCATGCTCGAATACCTGCGCGGCATCCATGTCATCAAGACCTTCGGACTGGGCGCGCGCTCCTTCAGCGAATTGCGCGATGCCATCCACGGCTCGGTGCAATGGCTGTCGGACTACACGCGGCGCATGCGCGCCGTCTGGGTCGGCTTCACGGCCCTGCTGGGCTCCAGCCTGATCGCCATCGCCCCGCTGGGCGTGTGGCTACACCAGCGCGGCGAGGTCAGCCTGCCGGTGCTGCTGCTGTTCATCGTGCTCGGCCCGCAGGTGCTGTCGGCCTTTTTGCGCCTGACCTACGCGGGCGGCGACCTGATGCGCATCAGCGAAGGGCTGCGGCGCATCAATGCCATCCTCGACAGTCCCGAGCTGGAGGCGCCGGGCGCCACGGGCAGCGCCAGCCTGCCCGCGGGCAACGGCCTGTCGCTGGAAGGCGTGGGCTTCCGCTACGACGGCCGCGCCATCCTGCAGGACCTGAACCTGCAGATACCGGCCGGGCAGATCACGGCCCTGGTCGGCCCCAGCGGCGCCGGCAAGACCACGGTGGCACGCCTGGTGGCGCGCCTGTGGGATGTGGACGCCGGCAGCGTGCGCCTGGGCGGCGTGGACGTGCGCGACATGCCTCTGGACGCGCTGCTGGACCGGGTGTCCCTGGTGTTCCAGGAGGTCTTTCTGTTCGCCGGCTCGGTCGCCGACAACCTGCGCTTGGCCTGCCCCGACGCCACCGACGCGCAGCTGCAGGAGGCGGCGCGGCTGGCGCGCGCCCACGAGTTCATCTGCCAGCTGCCGCAGGGCTACGACACCGTGCTCGGCGAGCGCGGCGCACGGCTGTCAGGCGGCGAGCGCCAGCGGCTGTCGATCGCCCGCGCCCTGCTCAAGCAGGCTCCCATCCTGGTGCTCGACGAGGCCACGGCATTCGCCGATCCCGAAAACGAGGCGCTGATCCAGGACGCGCTGGCCGAGGTCTGCCGTGGCAGAACCGTGCTGGTCATCGCACACCGCCTGGCCACCGTGGTCGACGCCGACCGCATCGTGGTGCTAGACCAGGGCCGCGTCGTCGACCAGGGCCGGCATGCCGAGCTGCGCGCGCGCTGCCCGCTGTACCAGCGCCTGTGGGCCGACCAGCAAGAGGCCGCACACTGGGAGATCGGCGCCGCCGCGCCGCGCCCGGACCGGTCCCCGCAAGCCCCTCTTCCCAGCCTTTCCCGCGAGACACTGCCATGA
- a CDS encoding helix-turn-helix transcriptional regulator, with translation MTIRLSIADLFGLPPEQARFDTTEVAAPASGQVWQLPPEHGQGRVFIAPLLGDASLALMESTFHQDTVIYADVVAQPNLSFTVCLEGSLVNDTAGSQPVRIARQETLFARYPATTSHADSHVSSHFKGGERGCFLTIHLSQKWLESAEDAFVLDLLGNALLHGVHHCGLGSQWMLAVAHEVVQCTHQPHIQWHYLSAKVLELWSHQLELLRKLSLPRNVVPRMKAADLACIHKAAQILVSEMCNPPTLIELAWRVGINDNKLKSGFRTVYGTSAFSFLQKQRLQRARQLISEDGVGVMQAAQMVGFRSPSHFSAIFKEAFGVSPSGLALAPDTASPPPS, from the coding sequence TTGACAATCAGGCTTTCCATCGCGGATCTGTTCGGGTTGCCACCGGAGCAGGCGCGCTTCGACACCACCGAAGTCGCCGCACCGGCCAGCGGCCAGGTCTGGCAGCTTCCACCCGAACATGGCCAAGGCCGCGTTTTCATCGCTCCCCTGCTCGGCGATGCCAGCCTGGCATTGATGGAGTCCACCTTCCACCAGGACACCGTGATCTACGCCGACGTGGTGGCCCAGCCGAACCTGAGCTTCACCGTCTGCCTGGAGGGCAGCCTGGTCAACGACACAGCGGGCAGCCAGCCCGTGCGCATTGCCCGCCAGGAGACGCTGTTCGCACGCTACCCGGCCACGACCTCGCATGCCGACAGCCATGTGAGCTCCCATTTCAAGGGCGGCGAGCGCGGCTGCTTCCTCACCATCCACCTGAGCCAAAAATGGCTGGAATCGGCCGAGGACGCCTTCGTGCTCGACCTGCTTGGCAATGCCTTGCTGCATGGCGTGCACCACTGCGGGCTGGGCTCCCAATGGATGCTGGCGGTGGCGCACGAGGTCGTGCAGTGCACGCACCAGCCGCACATCCAGTGGCATTACCTGTCGGCCAAGGTGCTGGAGCTGTGGTCGCACCAGCTGGAGCTGCTGCGCAAGCTGTCGCTGCCGCGCAACGTGGTGCCGCGCATGAAAGCGGCGGACCTGGCCTGCATCCACAAGGCCGCCCAGATCCTGGTCAGCGAGATGTGCAACCCGCCGACCCTGATCGAGCTGGCCTGGCGCGTGGGCATCAACGACAACAAGCTCAAGTCGGGCTTTCGCACGGTCTATGGCACCTCGGCCTTCAGCTTCCTGCAAAAGCAGCGCCTGCAGCGCGCGCGCCAGCTGATCAGCGAAGACGGCGTCGGCGTGATGCAGGCCGCGCAGATGGTGGGCTTTCGCAGCCCCAGCCATTTCTCGGCAATCTTCAAGGAGGCCTTCGGCGTGTCGCCCAGCGGCCTGGCCCTGGCCCCGGACACAGCCTCGCCGCCGCCCTCCTAG
- a CDS encoding 4'-phosphopantetheinyl transferase superfamily protein — protein MNVLAQPPIPAVLPAPQVVLVPVCVTPDRLRQMLSLLDADEAARASRFVHAADQAVYVASHARLRELLAIECGCAPQELRFVRGPFGKPALCPGHAQPLLRFNLSHSRGCAVIALTRDGSEPGVDIEAVERFDAMHEARSLFMTPAECAALADMHPLQRRDRLARSWTAKEAYTKAEGRGLAHGFHKLEVCFDGSERFSVRPADGTSARPMRGVWSGTVAGQGTFYRVAVVVLGAASPLA, from the coding sequence ATGAACGTGCTGGCGCAGCCGCCGATCCCAGCGGTTTTGCCTGCACCGCAGGTGGTCTTGGTTCCGGTATGCGTGACACCCGACCGGCTGCGGCAGATGCTGTCGTTGTTGGACGCTGATGAAGCGGCGCGTGCCAGTCGCTTCGTCCACGCAGCGGATCAGGCCGTCTATGTGGCATCGCATGCCAGGCTGCGCGAACTGCTGGCGATTGAATGCGGCTGCGCGCCGCAGGAGTTGCGCTTCGTGCGCGGGCCGTTCGGCAAGCCGGCCCTGTGTCCGGGCCACGCGCAGCCGCTGCTGCGTTTCAACCTGTCGCATTCGCGTGGTTGCGCCGTGATCGCGCTGACACGCGATGGCTCGGAGCCAGGCGTAGACATCGAGGCCGTGGAGCGCTTCGATGCCATGCACGAGGCGCGCAGCCTGTTCATGACACCTGCGGAATGCGCGGCCTTGGCGGACATGCATCCGTTGCAGCGACGAGACCGGCTGGCGCGCAGTTGGACCGCAAAAGAGGCCTACACCAAGGCCGAGGGGAGAGGGCTAGCGCACGGCTTTCACAAGCTGGAGGTCTGTTTCGATGGCTCCGAGCGCTTCTCGGTGCGACCAGCGGATGGTACGTCTGCCCGTCCCATGCGCGGCGTGTGGTCCGGCACCGTTGCCGGGCAGGGCACCTTCTACCGCGTCGCCGTCGTGGTGCTGGGGGCGGCCTCGCCCTTGGCTTGA